Genomic segment of Corvus moneduloides isolate bCorMon1 chromosome 14, bCorMon1.pri, whole genome shotgun sequence:
TCCCCAGACCCTGCAGGACTAGCCTGGGCAAACCCCTGGTGGGCAGAGCTTTATTGCCACTGGGAACTGGGGACACAGGCGAAGGAGCAGCGAGGCCTTGGGGGAACTGCCAGGATGACACAGTGGCTTGCTGTCTgagccagcacaggcaggacacaggaacaaccacaaaaccatggatgaaaggcaaagaggaaatttatttttattacctcACCAACTGGAGGATCCCCCAAGCAGCACCCAGGCAGAGGCACACAAGCAGGGATGCAGGCACTGTGGATCTTGTTCCACCCTAGAGGATCACCGAACCCGCtgtttttgcttgtttatcAAGGAATTGTGCAGTTGTGGTTTACCACTGTGATTTGATCTttcccacagcagggcaggaattTCAAGCATGTTAAATAAGGTGCCACTAAGTCTATCACAGGCCTGTGTTATCTAAACACAGGAGTTCTACTTACTGAGCACACAAAACTAAACAACGATGAGTATGTTATATGTGTTTTTCTACATCAGCTGCAAGGCACTTGAGCATGTTTGCAATCTTCCTTGCCTatcttccattatttttccaCACTTTGCCTCCCTGGGACTCCTTATCCCATCTGTCCCCATCAGTTGGCCAGTGGCCCCCgtctgctcagctgcagctgcccattCAGCAGGACACATCCCTGAGTGTGCTTGTGGGCAccttggagcagggaaggggactTGGCAGGAAGCAAGACTGGCGATGCAGGGCATTTGGCAGAGGCATGGCAGGAGCGGGGAGCAGGGCTTGTGGAGCGGTAAGGTTTGGGCAGCAAAGCTGTGGAGCAGGGCgggtgcagggctgcaggagtgTGTCACACTCTCCCATAGCTCTTCTGGTAGGGGCTGTGCTCGCTGGGGGCGGCTGGGGGCCCAGGCATTGGAGGTGGTGCGTGGTTGCTGCTGTCCCAGAGGGGCTCGTGGCTGTCCTTGGGTGGCAGCTCAGTCACATAGCAGATGTTCTCACTGTAGTTGGGCTTGAAGCTCTCCACGACATCTTTGGGGACTCCAGCCCATTcctccagggagcagagcagggtgagagGAGCTgccacacagcccagccccacccccACGCAGCAGGGGTGAACCCTGGGCAGGGCTGTTTGCACCACCTTACCTGGAAGTCGCCGTTGTGGGTGATGAACAGCTCATCAAAATTCTTGCTGGGGTTGGGAATTCGGGGCATCAGGATGACCCATACCCTGTGCGGGAGAGGTGTGTCAGAGGGGAAGagtcccagtgctgctgcccccAATCAGCTCCCCACACTCACCTTTCTATGCGCATCAGGAGGATGACAAGgaccagcaggagcaggcaggaggcaATGGGGACCAAGATGGTGTGGATCTTGAACCAGTGCAGCTGTTCCTCCATTGTGCCTGGAAAAAGCCGGGGTGACACTGACCCCTagacagcacagccccacagcagtGGGGTGGGCCTGCAGGCGGCCCTTCGTGGGTGGCCACGACATTGCTCATGGCAGGGCTCAGCTGGGAACAGAGGAAGGACAAGGGGCCTGTCCCCAACCCCTGCCATCCTATCACCATAACTAGCTGGTGACCCTGTCCTGGCTCAGCCATGCCATCCAGTGCTAAGAAGCCCCTGGCAAAAGTCAGCAGGTCCCACTGGTGGGGTGTGTTTTGCTTCCAGAAGTACaaaggatgctgctgcctgcaccccaCATGCCCGGATGGGTCTTgcacctgagctgctgcctcaggcCATTCTCTACTTGCTTGGCCATCCCTCGCCTGCTGAGCCCTGCCATGCTCCAGTCCATCCTATCCCACTGCAGCCCTCAGAACATACCCTTGCTGGTGGACTTGCTGCCCCAGAAGACAGGAGCGCTCCACTCACTCCAGAACTGGGTGCTGCCACAGTATTTGTTGATCTTGCTGCGCACGTAGAAGGTGTAGTACTTCTCATAGTCCACGCTGGGCAAGGAGAAGACATCTCCATTCACCGAGAGCTCCTGCAGAGACATGAGCCACATGCTGCTGGCTGGGACCACCTTGGAGGCTGGTGCACAGGTCAcccccaggcacagccacaagagtgctgtgcccagggctctCACCGTCCAGCTGGTGTCCTTGTTGCTCTTGTACTTGACAGCATGCTCCAGGCACCTGGCTTTGGGGTACGGGGTGGCCCAGGTCAGCTGCAGCTGATTGTTGCTCATGTTGCGGATGGTCAGGTTGACGGGCGCCTCTGGTTTCACTGCGAGGGACAGGTGACACCCAGTGAAGGCTGGCCCCATGCACCAGTGGCCCTGCCACCAGCTGGGAGCTGATAGGGCAGCTCTGAGGAcgcacagctctgcagaggagagggggTTCCCTCTGTACCCAGGTCCTGCAGCAACATGCGCTTGCTGGGGATCTCCAGGGTCTTGCCATCAATGCTGGCATTGATGAAAACATGGAAAgactggaactggatgagctcGTTCCGCTTGAAGTAGCAGCCGACCCTGACACCATGGTCCTGCAGGTAATGCTTGCACTCCACCTTGTCAGATGCGTTCTTGTACCTGTGTCACAGTAGGTTACCAGGACTCCCCAAAGCCTTGCATGCCCCAGCCCTCACTGGGACCCCTCtccccagcacatcccatcCTGCTTGCCCTGGAGACAGAgccagccccaccctgggctcAGGGTGGAGGAGCAGCCTGATGCCAGGACCAGCAATGCTGGCAGTAGCCCCCCTGTGCAAGGATCCACCACTGGACATCCTCCTGTAGGACTGGCCATGGGGCAGAGGCACCTACCGGTAGTAGAGGGAGTAGTTGACGCTGAGTGTCTCTCTGGTCCCCCACTTGCAGGTCATGTACTCCTCGTTGAAGAGGACACACTCCACCCCTGCAAGCAACAGACACTGCTGGGCATTGTAGTGGtgggtggctgtgccagggcccagGGGTGCACCAGAGACACATGGCACACGCCAGGTCCCTGCATATCCCTATGAGCCTCCCTCCACAGGAACCAAACAAAGTCAtcagccagcactgcaggacAAAGCCCCAGCCAAGCGTTCCCAGGTTGTAATGTAACACAACGGAGCAAAGGGCTGTTTCCACACATGGAGATGGAGGACATCTTCCAGCCAGCCCAGGAGGTCCAGGGATACAGAGGGGCTGCATTTCCACAGAAAGCTGTTGTTTTACTGACAGCCAGCCAAGGAGTGGgttttttctcagaaaacagaTGCTGGAATGAGAGTGCCAGCTGGAAAGAGAAGCCTCTGTCTCCCATCCCCTTCCTGTGTGCAGCAGTACCGAGGTGaccaggaaggaaaaggcagctgGAGCAAATCCACTGACGATGCTGGCCAGCACCCACACAGAGCACGGACCAAGAGGATCTGCCAGTAGTGATGGGGCAGGACTGCTGCAGGGCTAGTAGCCAGGGGGCTGGTGGGGTCAGAAATGCTCCAGCACTTCAGTGGCAGCAAGGACACCCCCCAGTAGGGCTCCCTGGTACAGTCTGACCCTCCTGGCAGCCCCACTGCAAGGGCCCATATAGGTGCCGCAGGTCCTGGGGCACATCGGGGGGTTGCAGGGTCCCTGGTGTGTGCCACAACAGCGCGCCAGCCCACGCAGCCTCACATCCTGTCCTCCTCGCCCGCCATCACTGGGGAGCTCCATCCCCCAGCCCCCACCCGCAGAAGGGGCCCGTGGCCTTCCCATGTGCCGCCTTACCTGGATGgctttgggcagcagcaggatagGGACCTGGCCCAtagaggagaaggaggagaggcaCGAGGAAGGTGCCAGGAACCGCCATGAGGGGGCCTGAGCAGGGACGCGTGCGAACAGCCTCACGCAGGGCTGCTGGCTTCCGCACCACACTGcttcctgccccacagcactgcctgaaCCAGGGGCCCACCCTACGTGCTGCCCCATGGGCCACCTTACGGGGACCACAGCTCGCTCCAGTGGGGCCCCGTGGCTCATCCCAGTGGGGCCCCGTGGCTCATCCCACTGGGATCCTACAGCTCATCCCACTGGGACCCCATGGCTCATCCCAGTGGGATTCCATGGCTCATCCCACTGGGATCCCACAGCTAACCCACTGGGACCCCACAGCTCATCCCACTGGCACCCCATGGCTCATCCCACCGGGACTGCATCACCCTTCCTGCTCAGGTCCCACGCCTCACACCTTTTGGACCCCCCCAGTTCATCCTGTCGTGTTCCCATGGCTCACACTGCCGTGCTGTAGGGATCACCGCCACTGGGCTGCCCCAGGAGCatggctgggatggggatccCAACGCCCAGCCCGCCTGGATCCCTGAGAGCATCACTGGGAGGCACTGAGGCAGTTGGAGGGAGCGGCTACAGGGAAAGAGTCGCAgcggggctgtgtgtgtgtgacagtaCGGCCGGTGTCCGCGGGGAATGGTGTCGGTGCGGTGATGGCCGCACCGGGGGTGTTGGTGGCCGGGGTCCCGGGGGTGCCCCGGTGTCGGGGCCGGGGGgccagccggggctgggggcgaCTGTAGTGGCGGGTGTGTCACGTGACCCTGACAGGACACGCCACTGGCGCGGTGCTTCCGCCGGGGGTCGCGCGCGCGCCCTTcgggctgccccatccctcttCGACACTTTCCGTCTTCGCTCGGCGTGGGCTCGGGCCCTCTCGGCACTGCTCGGGACTCTCCTGCGGCGCTCAGGTCTTTTTGTCCTCCCTCGTCCCTGCTTCGGGGACGCTCGGGTCTCTCCGTCCATTCTCGGATATCTCCGGCTGCGCTCGGTGCTCTTCGTCTTTCCTCGGTCCAGCCTCAGCAGTGCTCGGGTGTCTCCGTTAATTTTCGGCACTCTTCGGCAACACTCGGGCCTCTCCGGCAGCTCTCGGGACTCTCCGTTCTCCTTCGGACCGGCTTCGGCGGCGCCCAGCTGCCCCGGCGCAGCGCGCAGCGCGCAGGcgcgggcggccccggcggcccTTGTTGTGGCCCGGCCGCCCCGCCATGGCGGCCTTCGGCGTCCTCAGCTACGAGCACCGCCCGCTCAAGCGCCCGCGCCTCGGCCCGCCCGACGTGTACCCGCAGGACCCCAAGCAGAAGGAGGTGCGGGGGCCGGGCGTGTTGGGGGGACCCGGGGTGCAAGACCGCCGTGCCGGGATCGGAGCTGAGGAAGCGCCGGGTTAGCGGCGCAGGGGTCGGGAGCTGGGCTAGGGAGCCCCGTCCCGCCGGGTCCCCCGAGGTTGAGGGGCGCTGGCCGGGCCGGGGGAGTCGCGGTCGCGGTGTCCCAGCGCTGCCCTGGGCGGTGCCTGGCAGCGGCGGCTGGGGGAGGTCGGGGGAGCAGCCGGGCCTCGCCTCCTTCAGCCCCCGCGGCGGGGACAGAGGCTGCGGCGGTGGGCGCGGAGGGGCCGTGCCGGGCCCTGCTGACCGTCCTTCCCCCGCAGGATGAGCTGACTGCGCTGAATGTCAAGCAAGGCTTCAATAACCAGCCGGCGGTCTCTGGGGACGAGCACGGCAGTGCCAAAAATGTCAATTTCAACCCGGCGAAGGTGAGAGGCGTCCCGACAGTCGAGGGGCAGGTTTGGCAGGGCAGGCTGCTGGATCCTGGACAGTCCTGGATCTCGTTCTTTCCCTGTGTCGAGAACTAgatctttcccttttttatggGTGTTTTTAAGACTTGACCCTCTGTTTCTGTAGAATCCAAGTTCTGCATTCGTTTAGAGCTGTGTCCCACCTCTGAGAGAGGAGGTTCTTCTCTTGCTGAGTGCGTTTTAGGGTCAGGTTTGTGTCTGCAGCCTTCGTTAAGCCAGCATCTAGGACTCCTTATATTCTGCAATTAAGGAAGAGGGCTATCATACTAGGAGAGGGAAGCTTCTTATTGGTTTGGTTACATGATGGCCATGGTAAAAGAAAAGTACAATTTCTTGAAACATCTGGAAGTTTTAAAATAGGTGTTATATAATAGGCGTCAACTCCatttttccagtgtctgaaaTTAAGATGTTGACTTCCTG
This window contains:
- the IL2RG gene encoding cytokine receptor common subunit gamma isoform X1, with amino-acid sequence MAVPGTFLVPLLLLLYGPGPYPAAAQSHPGVECVLFNEEYMTCKWGTRETLSVNYSLYYRYKNASDKVECKHYLQDHGVRVGCYFKRNELIQFQSFHVFINASIDGKTLEIPSKRMLLQDLVKPEAPVNLTIRNMSNNQLQLTWATPYPKARCLEHAVKYKSNKDTSWTELSVNGDVFSLPSVDYEKYYTFYVRSKINKYCGSTQFWSEWSAPVFWGSKSTSKGTMEEQLHWFKIHTILVPIASCLLLLVLVILLMRIERVWVILMPRIPNPSKNFDELFITHNGDFQEWAGVPKDVVESFKPNYSENICYVTELPPKDSHEPLWDSSNHAPPPMPGPPAAPSEHSPYQKSYGRV
- the IL2RG gene encoding cytokine receptor common subunit gamma isoform X2; this translates as MAVPGTFLVPLLLLLYGPGPYPAAAQSHPGVECVLFNEEYMTCKWGTRETLSVNYSLYYRYKNASDKVECKHYLQDHGVRVGCYFKRNELIQFQSFHVFINASIDGKTLEIPSKRMLLQDLGTEGTPSPLQSLKPEAPVNLTIRNMSNNQLQLTWATPYPKARCLEHAVKYKSNKDTSWTELSVNGDVFSLPSVDYEKYYTFYVRSKINKYCGSTQFWSEWSAPVFWGSKSTSKGTMEEQLHWFKIHTILVPIASCLLLLVLVILLMRIERVWVILMPRIPNPSKNFDELFITHNGDFQEWAGVPKDVVESFKPNYSENICYVTELPPKDSHEPLWDSSNHAPPPMPGPPAAPSEHSPYQKSYGRV